One region of Natronobacterium texcoconense genomic DNA includes:
- a CDS encoding glycosyltransferase family 2 protein, translated as MYKGKSIAVVVTAYEEASFVGQVIETVPEFVDRIYAVDDASPDDSWEVITRVADRINESTEPDLAVADGGDGRRVVPIRHDENHGYGAAVKTGYRRAAEDDIDVVAVMNGDGQMDPEILDRIVDPVVSGEADYAKGNRLLYPEDREGMSTFRFVGNAMLTGLSKFASGYWTIGDPQNGYTAISREAIEELDLEAITDRYGFLNHILTHLNVNGFRVADVAMSAVYGEEESSIRYTSFVRFVSLLLLKSFLWRLKRRYVVEGFQPAVVFYGTGVAGIAGGVTGLAGSLERSVRGEDAFAETVASFATLLLGVVSLGAAIRMDAEESEELEVTYYEYDDPEPGTVTADGTEVEPEPEPEQHQPLE; from the coding sequence ATGTACAAGGGTAAATCCATCGCCGTCGTCGTGACGGCCTACGAGGAAGCGTCGTTCGTCGGACAGGTCATCGAGACGGTGCCGGAGTTCGTCGACCGGATCTACGCCGTCGACGACGCCTCGCCGGACGATAGCTGGGAGGTGATCACCCGGGTCGCCGACCGGATCAACGAGTCCACCGAGCCCGACCTGGCGGTCGCCGACGGCGGCGACGGGCGACGCGTCGTCCCCATCCGCCACGACGAGAACCACGGCTACGGTGCGGCCGTCAAGACCGGCTACCGACGGGCAGCGGAAGACGACATCGACGTCGTCGCGGTGATGAACGGCGACGGTCAGATGGATCCCGAGATCCTGGACCGAATCGTCGACCCCGTCGTCTCCGGCGAGGCCGACTACGCGAAGGGGAACCGACTGCTCTACCCCGAGGACCGCGAGGGGATGTCGACGTTCCGATTCGTCGGCAACGCCATGCTCACCGGGCTCTCGAAGTTCGCCTCGGGCTACTGGACGATCGGCGATCCGCAGAACGGCTACACCGCCATCTCGAGGGAAGCCATCGAAGAACTCGACCTCGAGGCGATCACGGACCGGTACGGCTTCCTCAATCACATTCTCACGCACCTGAACGTCAACGGGTTCCGCGTCGCGGACGTGGCAATGTCGGCCGTCTACGGCGAGGAAGAGAGTAGCATCCGATACACGTCGTTCGTCCGGTTCGTCTCCCTGCTCCTGCTGAAGAGTTTCCTGTGGCGGCTCAAACGCCGCTACGTGGTCGAAGGGTTCCAGCCGGCTGTCGTCTTCTACGGCACCGGGGTGGCCGGGATCGCTGGCGGTGTGACGGGACTGGCAGGGTCGCTCGAGCGCTCCGTTCGGGGCGAGGACGCGTTCGCCGAGACGGTCGCCTCGTTCGCCACCCTGCTACTCGGGGTCGTCTCGCTCGGTGCCGCGATCCGGATGGACGCCGAAGAAAGCGAAGAACTCGAGGTGACGTACTACGAGTACGACGACCCGGAACCGGGGACGGTAACGGCCGACGGCACGGAGGTCGAACCGGAACCGGAACCGGAGCAACATCAGCCGCTCGAGTAG
- a CDS encoding Gfo/Idh/MocA family protein → MTERALTRSRTIRAGVVGVGAMGENHARVYSELPGVTLAGVTDHDVEVAGRVADEYGTESVALEELLDRCDVVTVAVPTPAHHDVVSRCLEADVHVLVEKPIAQTVEEGRDLARQASERGLVLQVGHIERFNPAVRTMADLIDDLEVISLEAERLGPPIDRTAPGNVVFDLMVHDVDIVGSLLGTSPDSVGAMGTGDGRYATATMEYGDVVASLTASRVTQKKVRKLSVTARECFVEVDFLEQSVLIHRDSYPEYVNDEGQNRYRHESVVERPRIDNGEPLRHELESFVESVRTGGEPEVSPEDGIEALETVLTIDSLVDGDRDNDAEREQEREVEI, encoded by the coding sequence ATGACGGAACGAGCTCTCACGCGGTCACGAACGATACGGGCCGGCGTCGTCGGCGTCGGCGCGATGGGCGAAAACCACGCACGCGTCTACAGCGAACTCCCCGGCGTCACGCTCGCCGGTGTGACGGATCACGACGTCGAGGTCGCAGGCCGGGTCGCCGACGAGTACGGCACCGAATCGGTTGCGCTCGAGGAACTGCTCGATCGCTGTGACGTCGTCACGGTCGCGGTACCGACGCCTGCCCACCACGACGTTGTCTCGCGGTGTCTCGAGGCGGACGTCCACGTGCTGGTCGAGAAACCGATCGCCCAGACGGTCGAGGAGGGCCGTGACCTGGCTCGGCAGGCCAGCGAACGCGGGCTGGTCCTCCAGGTCGGCCACATCGAGCGGTTCAACCCGGCCGTGCGGACGATGGCCGACCTGATCGACGACCTCGAGGTGATCAGCCTCGAGGCCGAGCGACTCGGGCCGCCGATCGATCGCACTGCGCCCGGCAACGTCGTCTTCGATCTGATGGTCCACGACGTCGACATCGTCGGCTCGCTGCTCGGAACGTCGCCGGATTCGGTCGGGGCGATGGGGACGGGCGACGGCCGGTACGCGACCGCGACGATGGAGTACGGCGACGTCGTCGCCAGCCTGACGGCGAGTCGCGTCACCCAGAAGAAAGTGCGGAAGCTCTCCGTTACTGCCCGGGAGTGTTTCGTCGAGGTGGACTTCCTCGAGCAGTCCGTGCTGATCCATCGGGACTCCTACCCCGAGTACGTCAACGACGAGGGGCAGAACCGGTATCGCCACGAAAGCGTCGTCGAACGCCCGCGGATCGACAACGGCGAGCCGCTGCGTCACGAACTCGAGTCGTTCGTCGAGTCGGTCCGGACCGGAGGCGAACCCGAGGTGAGCCCCGAAGACGGGATCGAGGCGCTCGAGACGGTGCTGACGATCGATTCGCTGGTCGACGGCGACCGCGACAATGATGCGGAGCGAGAGCAGGAACGGGAGGTGGAGATCTGA
- a CDS encoding nucleotide sugar dehydrogenase: MAGETDDSCLYDSSLPEERQREYLLEGSVPVAIYGLGKMGLPLAAVYAETTGNATGVDVDPEVVETVNVGESHVVGEPGLDDLVAEQVAEGRLEATTDGPDAAERARVHVIIVPTLIDDDDQPNLATVESVAGDIAAGLSPGDLVIAESTLPPGTCRDVLVPHLASESGLSPDEFGIAFCPERTSTGTALRDIRGQYPKVVGGVDEESTRAASLLYDEITDNEVHPVSDATTAEAVKVFEGVYRDVNIALANELGRLADELEISVREAIETANDLPMCQLHDPGPGVGGHCIPYYPHFLLSQAEEPMDVVRTARELNDAMPTVVVDRLERELAETGTDLENASVVVLGLTYRPGVEEMRASPALGVIDELLARRADVAGVDPLVDPADYCTRPVEIDELASESFDAAVVVTPHEEFDRIEWGDLESMVVVDGRDAVDLSGTDHREYTLAGSESGRGPREQAGAGDGNDGLRDTGATQAEPSELGRTDGGNDVQG, encoded by the coding sequence ATGGCTGGAGAGACGGACGACAGCTGCCTCTACGACTCGTCGCTCCCCGAGGAGCGACAGCGCGAGTACCTCCTCGAGGGGTCGGTTCCGGTCGCGATCTACGGCCTCGGCAAGATGGGGCTGCCACTTGCAGCCGTCTACGCCGAGACGACGGGCAACGCCACCGGCGTCGACGTCGATCCCGAGGTCGTCGAGACGGTAAACGTCGGCGAGAGTCACGTCGTCGGCGAACCCGGACTGGACGACCTCGTCGCAGAGCAGGTCGCGGAGGGGCGACTCGAGGCGACGACGGACGGCCCCGACGCGGCCGAGCGCGCTCGCGTTCACGTGATCATCGTCCCGACGCTGATAGACGACGACGATCAGCCGAATCTCGCGACCGTCGAATCCGTCGCGGGAGACATCGCCGCGGGGCTCTCACCGGGCGACCTGGTGATTGCCGAGTCGACGCTGCCGCCGGGAACCTGCCGGGACGTCTTAGTGCCACACCTGGCGAGCGAGAGCGGCCTCTCGCCCGACGAGTTCGGGATCGCGTTCTGTCCCGAACGAACCTCGACGGGCACGGCCCTGCGGGACATCCGTGGCCAGTACCCGAAGGTCGTCGGCGGCGTCGACGAGGAAAGCACGCGAGCGGCGAGCCTGCTCTACGACGAGATCACGGACAACGAGGTCCATCCCGTCTCCGATGCGACCACCGCGGAGGCAGTCAAGGTCTTCGAGGGTGTCTACCGCGACGTCAACATCGCCCTGGCGAACGAACTCGGACGGCTCGCCGACGAACTCGAGATCTCGGTCCGCGAGGCGATCGAGACGGCCAACGACCTGCCGATGTGCCAGTTGCACGACCCCGGTCCGGGCGTCGGCGGTCACTGCATCCCGTACTATCCGCACTTCCTGCTATCGCAGGCCGAGGAACCGATGGACGTCGTCCGGACGGCACGGGAGCTCAACGACGCGATGCCGACCGTCGTCGTGGATCGTCTCGAGCGCGAACTCGCCGAAACCGGGACCGACCTCGAGAATGCGTCGGTCGTCGTGCTCGGACTCACCTACCGTCCGGGAGTCGAGGAGATGCGTGCCTCGCCTGCCCTCGGCGTGATCGACGAACTGCTGGCCAGACGTGCGGACGTGGCCGGCGTCGATCCGCTCGTCGATCCAGCCGATTACTGCACTCGGCCGGTCGAAATCGACGAACTCGCCTCGGAGTCGTTCGACGCCGCAGTCGTCGTCACGCCACACGAGGAGTTCGACCGCATCGAGTGGGGCGACCTCGAGTCGATGGTCGTCGTCGACGGCCGGGACGCCGTCGACCTCTCTGGAACAGACCACCGCGAGTACACGCTGGCGGGTTCGGAGTCGGGCCGCGGACCGCGTGAGCAGGCAGGTGCTGGCGACGGTAACGACGGCCTGCGGGACACAGGGGCAACGCAAGCGGAACCGAGCGAACTCGGCAGAACCGACGGAGGAAACGATGTACAAGGGTAA
- a CDS encoding DUF354 domain-containing protein: MRILVFANTPAHVHLYRHAVDRLEEAGHDVLVLTREYACTTDLLEFFGLPYRRYGEHDVTSSSKSTLARELGGQIGSIVRETIRFRPDVVFGRGPYAAVAGTVARAPVVLVLDDEPGDFNHTVSRPFADCILSPRVTRRDLGDDHYTFDGFKECAYLHPEVFEPDRAVREYLGVGPDEPYALVRFNALDALHDAGLEGFTRNQRHDLIERLSEHATVFVSDEGGEMDLRDLPARPYDLHPALIHDAMAEASLLIADTGTMVTEAGLLGTPALRYRGTDDHEYGEFQELERVGLVEQFDAYDGVRDRGLELLADDDATGRWERRRREYVGDLANLTDLLVDVAETQGRLGELDRSSWAALQPSSR, from the coding sequence ATGCGGATTCTCGTCTTCGCGAACACACCTGCTCACGTCCACCTGTATCGTCACGCCGTCGACCGACTCGAGGAGGCGGGCCACGACGTGCTCGTCCTGACCCGCGAGTACGCCTGTACGACCGACCTACTCGAGTTCTTCGGCCTCCCCTACCGGCGGTACGGCGAGCACGACGTGACCTCGTCTTCGAAATCCACGCTCGCGCGTGAACTCGGCGGGCAGATCGGGAGCATAGTCCGAGAAACGATTCGCTTTCGCCCGGACGTCGTCTTCGGCCGTGGCCCATACGCCGCCGTCGCCGGGACGGTCGCTCGTGCACCGGTCGTCCTCGTTCTCGACGACGAACCGGGCGACTTCAACCATACAGTCTCCCGGCCGTTCGCCGACTGTATCCTCTCGCCGCGGGTCACGCGCCGGGACCTCGGCGACGACCACTACACGTTCGACGGCTTCAAAGAGTGTGCGTACCTCCATCCCGAGGTCTTCGAACCCGACCGCGCCGTCCGCGAGTACCTCGGCGTCGGTCCCGACGAGCCCTACGCGCTCGTCCGGTTCAACGCGCTCGATGCCCTCCACGACGCCGGCCTCGAGGGCTTTACCAGGAACCAGCGCCACGATCTGATCGAGCGGCTGAGCGAGCACGCGACCGTCTTCGTCTCCGACGAGGGTGGCGAGATGGATCTCCGTGACCTGCCGGCGCGACCGTACGACCTCCACCCCGCGTTGATCCACGACGCGATGGCCGAGGCGTCGCTGTTGATCGCCGACACCGGAACGATGGTCACCGAGGCCGGCCTGCTCGGAACGCCGGCGCTGCGCTATCGCGGCACCGACGACCACGAGTACGGCGAGTTCCAGGAACTCGAGCGCGTCGGCCTCGTCGAACAGTTCGACGCCTACGACGGGGTTCGCGATCGAGGGCTCGAGTTGCTCGCCGACGACGACGCGACCGGGCGCTGGGAGCGACGACGCCGCGAGTACGTCGGTGACCTCGCGAACCTGACCGACCTGCTGGTCGACGTCGCAGAGACGCAGGGACGGCTCGGCGAACTCGATCGATCGTCGTGGGCGGCGTTACAGCCATCCTCGCGGTGA